One genomic window of Nicotiana sylvestris chromosome 10, ASM39365v2, whole genome shotgun sequence includes the following:
- the LOC138879489 gene encoding uncharacterized protein codes for MTHQVSAIVHSMAPKLQDPGASTIPCTIGSADFAKALCDLGASINLMPYSVFNTLDIGQPRPTSMRLQMVDRSMKRPLGIIDDVLVRVDKYILPAYFVILDCEVDYEVPIILGRPLLATGKALVDVEAVELTFRVGDEKVVSTFANL; via the coding sequence atgactcaccaagttagtgctatagtgcattcaatggccccgaaacTTCAAGATCCTGGTGCTtccaccattccttgcaccattgggagtgcggattttgcgaaagctctttgtgacttgggagctagtatcaatttgatgccctactcggttttcaatACTTTGGAtatcgggcaacctaggccaacttcaatgagacttcaaatggtggatcgatcgatgaagcgacctttgggaattattgatgatgtgcttgtccgggtggacaaatatATATTGCCGGCctactttgtgattttggattgtgaggtggactatgaggttcctattatcttgggcagacctttacttgcaacggggaaggcattggttgatgttgaagcagttgagctcactttccgagtgggagatgaaaaggtcgtttCCACATTTGCAAATCTGTGA